A stretch of Sphingomicrobium flavum DNA encodes these proteins:
- a CDS encoding leucyl aminopeptidase family protein: protein MTDLLAADKGQAAHTIHLVDKNSFEDWKKGQPQRIRTLLDARRFDGETGYRNTILPGENDDEWSVVTVVANVDDLSPWCLSKLAHTLPGGTYRLADGKSPGPAKLGWILGQHRFDRYKSDNGKDTGPRILLTEHAAQIDRTKSLAAATILVRDLIDTPAEDLGPAEMEARAKEIADKHGAKVEVTRGDALEQGHPMIHAVGKAAAKGREPRLVEFTWGREDAPRIAIVGKGVVFDSGGLDIKGATGMRIMKKDMGGAAHALALAQLVMERNLPVRLHCLIPTVENAIDGRALRPGDVIASRKGLSVEIHNTDAEGRLILGDALTKAGEDDPELIIDFATLTGAARIAMGPDLPPMFANDDDLADALLAGSEAASDPIWRLPLWDGYMQMLKSDIADLANAGSSPFAGCITAALFLQKFVPENTPWAHFDTYGWMPGAKPGRPKGGEAYGLRAAFAMLEEKYSRD, encoded by the coding sequence ATGACCGATCTCCTCGCTGCCGACAAAGGCCAAGCCGCCCACACCATCCACCTCGTTGACAAGAACAGCTTCGAAGACTGGAAAAAGGGCCAGCCGCAGCGCATACGCACCTTGCTCGATGCCCGCCGCTTCGATGGCGAAACCGGCTATCGCAACACCATTCTGCCGGGCGAAAATGACGATGAATGGTCGGTCGTCACCGTCGTCGCCAATGTCGACGATCTCTCACCCTGGTGCCTCTCCAAGCTGGCGCACACGCTGCCGGGCGGCACCTATCGCCTCGCCGATGGCAAGAGCCCCGGTCCCGCCAAGCTCGGCTGGATCCTCGGCCAGCACCGTTTCGATCGCTACAAGTCCGATAATGGCAAGGATACCGGCCCCCGCATCCTGCTGACCGAACATGCCGCCCAGATCGACCGCACCAAAAGCCTTGCCGCCGCGACCATCCTGGTGCGCGATCTCATCGATACCCCGGCTGAAGATCTCGGCCCTGCCGAAATGGAAGCCAGGGCCAAAGAGATTGCCGACAAGCATGGTGCCAAGGTCGAGGTGACGCGCGGCGATGCGCTGGAACAGGGCCATCCCATGATCCACGCGGTCGGCAAGGCCGCCGCCAAGGGCCGCGAGCCGCGCCTCGTCGAATTCACCTGGGGCCGCGAAGATGCGCCCCGCATCGCCATTGTCGGCAAGGGCGTCGTCTTCGATTCAGGCGGGCTCGATATTAAGGGCGCCACCGGCATGCGCATCATGAAGAAGGATATGGGCGGCGCGGCTCATGCCCTCGCGCTCGCCCAGCTCGTCATGGAGCGCAATCTGCCCGTGCGCCTCCACTGCCTCATTCCTACGGTCGAAAATGCCATCGATGGCCGCGCGCTGCGCCCCGGTGACGTGATCGCCAGCCGCAAGGGATTGAGCGTGGAAATCCACAATACAGATGCCGAAGGCCGGCTTATCCTTGGCGACGCCCTCACCAAGGCGGGTGAGGACGATCCCGAACTCATCATCGATTTCGCCACGCTGACAGGCGCTGCGCGCATCGCCATGGGGCCCGACCTGCCCCCCATGTTCGCCAATGACGACGACCTGGCCGATGCGCTGCTGGCCGGATCGGAGGCGGCATCCGACCCCATCTGGCGCCTGCCACTGTGGGACGGCTATATGCAGATGCTCAAGTCCGACATTGCCGATCTGGCCAATGCGGGCTCCTCGCCCTTCGCCGGCTGCATCACTGCAGCGCTCTTCCTCCAGAAGTTCGTGCCCGAAAACACGCCTTGGGCGCATTTCGATACGTATGGCTGGATGCCCGGCGCCAAGCCCGGCCGCCCCAAGGGCGGCGAAGCCTATGGCTTGCGCGCCGCCTTCGCCATGCTCGAGGAGAAATATTCGCGCGATTGA